In one Mucilaginibacter sp. PAMB04168 genomic region, the following are encoded:
- a CDS encoding GAF domain-containing protein, translating into MPQRELNRLEAVHRFLKIQINKQEEFNEITQLAADICGTPSGLITLIGEDTEFVLENGNFKPNSGRDESFCHYVLESDHVMVVPDARLDSRLQDYSAVTRKAGIRFYAGAPLTTHDGHRLGSLCVIDQKPGAMTPLQQEMLENLAGQVIQLLEFESNLHFLKLQYLEAKRTELIMRSFFESTASSHLLLDRNFRVLAYNKAVTLFIRKAYGVDMKEGMDVKQFINEVYMADFMENCSRALAGESIKRERLLDFAGHSVWCMLTYDPARDADGNIIGISYNSTDITERVFRQQAVVDQQVQLDRIAYIQSHEFRRPVATIKGLIDLLSMDGYAEAYPLLKVMKKEIELIDAKIAEVVNFTDI; encoded by the coding sequence ATGCCGCAAAGAGAACTTAACCGACTAGAAGCGGTTCACCGCTTTCTGAAAATTCAAATCAATAAGCAGGAAGAGTTTAACGAAATTACGCAGCTCGCCGCCGACATCTGTGGTACGCCGAGTGGTTTGATCACGTTAATTGGAGAAGATACGGAATTCGTTTTGGAGAACGGTAATTTTAAGCCCAACTCCGGGCGGGATGAGTCCTTTTGTCATTACGTGCTTGAGAGTGATCACGTGATGGTTGTACCGGATGCCCGTTTAGACTCAAGGCTACAAGATTATTCGGCAGTGACCAGGAAAGCCGGAATTCGTTTTTATGCCGGGGCGCCTCTAACCACTCATGATGGACATCGTTTAGGAAGTTTATGTGTGATTGATCAAAAACCCGGAGCAATGACACCGCTGCAACAGGAAATGCTGGAAAATTTGGCCGGGCAGGTAATTCAGTTATTGGAATTTGAAAGCAATCTCCATTTTCTCAAATTGCAGTATCTGGAGGCTAAACGTACGGAGCTGATTATGCGCTCATTTTTTGAGAGTACGGCGAGCAGTCATTTATTATTGGACCGGAATTTCCGTGTACTGGCCTATAATAAGGCGGTGACCTTGTTTATCCGCAAAGCCTACGGAGTAGACATGAAAGAGGGAATGGATGTGAAGCAATTCATCAACGAGGTTTACATGGCCGATTTTATGGAAAATTGTAGCCGGGCATTAGCCGGGGAGAGTATTAAGCGGGAACGCCTGCTAGACTTTGCCGGCCATTCCGTTTGGTGTATGCTGACTTATGACCCCGCGAGGGATGCTGATGGAAACATCATCGGCATTTCGTATAATTCTACAGATATTACGGAGAGAGTATTTAGGCAACAAGCGGTAGTGGATCAACAGGTACAATTGGACCGTATAGCTTATATTCAATCCCACGAGTTCCGCAGGCCGGTAGCAACCATCAAGGGTTTAATAGATTTGCTCAGTATGGATGGCTATGCCGAAGCATATCCTTTATTAAAAGTAATGAAAAAAGAAATTGAGCTGATTGATGCCAAGATAGCAGAGGTGGTAAATTTCACTGATATCTAA
- the mnmE gene encoding tRNA uridine-5-carboxymethylaminomethyl(34) synthesis GTPase MnmE, translating to MNQFTQDTIVALATPNGTGAIGVIRLSGPDALTIANSVFKGKDLTKQASHTLHFGTIVDNGLVLDEVLMSLFIAPRSYTRENVVEISCHGSNYIIQSIIKLLIKQGARSAKPGEFTLRAFLNGQFDLSQAEAVADLIASDSKASQQVALQQLRGGYSTELQSLREQLVHFASMIELELDFSEEDVEFANRAQLKQLIHDLTRIIGKLIQSFELGNAVKQGINTVIAGRPNAGKSTLLNALLNEDRAIVSHIAGTTRDTIEETLNINGINFRLIDTAGIREATDAIEQIGVQKTMEKISQSALLLYVFDVEDLTPAELQQDLASLYKSGLPAIAVANKIDASQPELDTYQLALPEGTTLAAISAKEKLHIDELKQLIYNTTIQGKLNGNETLVTNIRHLEALQKTEQALIKTLQGIDMQVTSDFLAMDIKQALHYLGEITGAVTTDDLLDNIFSKFCIGK from the coding sequence ATGAATCAATTTACACAGGATACCATTGTAGCACTGGCTACACCCAACGGAACAGGCGCCATTGGTGTGATCCGTCTGTCCGGACCGGATGCCTTAACCATTGCCAATAGCGTTTTCAAAGGCAAAGACTTAACTAAACAGGCCTCACATACCCTGCACTTCGGCACCATTGTGGATAATGGCCTGGTGTTGGATGAAGTATTAATGTCGCTGTTTATTGCCCCCCGCTCCTACACCCGCGAGAACGTGGTTGAGATTTCATGCCACGGTTCTAACTATATTATCCAGTCTATTATCAAACTGCTTATTAAGCAAGGCGCGCGCTCCGCCAAACCGGGCGAATTTACGCTCCGTGCTTTCCTGAACGGCCAGTTTGACCTCTCGCAAGCCGAAGCCGTGGCCGACCTCATTGCCTCCGACTCTAAAGCTTCGCAGCAGGTTGCTTTACAGCAATTGCGAGGCGGTTACAGTACCGAACTGCAATCGCTACGCGAACAACTGGTGCATTTTGCCTCGATGATAGAGCTGGAGCTTGATTTTTCGGAAGAGGATGTGGAATTTGCGAACCGTGCGCAGCTTAAGCAACTTATACATGATCTTACCCGCATTATTGGCAAACTTATCCAATCGTTTGAATTAGGTAATGCGGTAAAGCAAGGCATTAACACTGTAATTGCTGGCAGGCCCAATGCCGGAAAATCAACCCTGCTTAATGCCTTGCTTAACGAGGATCGTGCCATTGTAAGCCATATAGCCGGTACCACCCGCGATACTATCGAAGAAACGCTCAACATCAACGGCATTAATTTTAGATTGATTGATACGGCCGGTATACGTGAGGCCACCGATGCTATTGAGCAAATTGGCGTACAGAAAACGATGGAAAAGATAAGCCAGTCGGCCCTGCTATTGTACGTATTTGATGTGGAAGACCTTACTCCTGCCGAATTGCAGCAAGATCTTGCCAGCTTGTACAAATCCGGCCTGCCAGCTATAGCCGTAGCGAATAAGATAGATGCTTCACAACCTGAGCTTGATACATACCAATTGGCTTTACCGGAGGGCACTACCTTGGCCGCCATATCTGCAAAGGAAAAGCTGCATATTGATGAGCTAAAACAGCTCATATACAATACCACCATACAAGGAAAGTTGAATGGTAACGAAACGCTGGTTACCAATATACGCCATTTGGAAGCGCTTCAAAAAACCGAGCAGGCGCTCATTAAAACCCTACAAGGTATTGACATGCAAGTTACATCTGATTTCCTGGCTATGGACATTAAACAAGCCCTCCACTATCTCGGCGAAATTACAGGCGCAGTTACCACCGATGATTTGCTGGATAACATATTTTCTAAATTTTGTATCGGAAAGTAA
- a CDS encoding DUF4385 domain-containing protein, whose product MSFDKIDFRQQPEFYRIGKGEQGVLLIQPYKNEILPHWRFKSPAIAQTSAETIYKLFLEYKSQHDFVGMDMARKFLQMGYTRSRRYANHKSGKKYDGPVPADKKGQSGSHGRNQLPQVVDEIKAASARIFYEYWQKAKNDSDYQQMALQHRQQYETTYK is encoded by the coding sequence TTGAGTTTCGATAAGATTGATTTCAGGCAGCAGCCCGAGTTTTACCGTATCGGTAAGGGTGAGCAGGGGGTGTTATTGATACAACCTTATAAAAATGAAATACTTCCTCACTGGCGGTTTAAATCGCCAGCCATCGCTCAAACATCAGCCGAAACCATTTATAAACTATTTTTGGAATACAAGAGCCAGCATGATTTTGTAGGAATGGATATGGCTCGCAAATTTTTGCAGATGGGTTATACCCGGTCGCGCCGTTATGCCAATCACAAGAGTGGCAAAAAGTATGACGGACCGGTGCCAGCAGATAAAAAGGGGCAAAGTGGCTCACATGGACGCAATCAGTTACCACAGGTAGTTGATGAAATTAAAGCTGCATCAGCACGCATATTTTATGAGTACTGGCAAAAAGCTAAGAATGACAGCGATTACCAGCAGATGGCCTTACAGCATCGTCAGCAGTACGAAACCACCTACAAATAA
- a CDS encoding HAD family hydrolase gives MNTQLKNHFDSIIFDLDGTLWDSTANVAAAWQQAKEELDFVKDDVTQDIVRSIAGMAYDAIFEKLAPYLTEERRNEFKALSAKYELDTLNAKGGDLYPDLIPTLEYLHNKYQLFVVSNCQCGYIETFLTLNNLERLFKGHQCYGTKGQPKFQNIIDVVQDFELKNPVYVGDTQGDYDSAVKAGVPIIFAAYGFGDVQGDPVATVAQFSELKELL, from the coding sequence ATGAATACCCAACTAAAGAACCACTTTGACAGCATTATATTTGACCTTGACGGAACCCTGTGGGATTCGACCGCTAACGTGGCCGCTGCCTGGCAACAAGCCAAGGAAGAACTTGATTTTGTAAAAGATGATGTTACTCAGGATATTGTACGCTCAATTGCCGGGATGGCTTATGATGCGATTTTTGAGAAGCTGGCGCCTTACCTTACCGAAGAACGCCGCAATGAGTTTAAGGCGCTAAGTGCGAAGTACGAGCTAGACACATTAAACGCCAAAGGCGGAGATTTATACCCCGACCTGATACCTACGCTGGAATACCTACATAACAAATACCAGTTGTTTGTGGTGAGCAACTGCCAGTGCGGTTACATTGAAACTTTCCTGACGTTAAATAATTTGGAGAGGCTGTTTAAAGGACACCAGTGTTATGGCACCAAAGGCCAGCCCAAGTTTCAGAATATTATAGATGTTGTACAAGATTTTGAGCTGAAAAACCCGGTATACGTTGGCGATACACAAGGCGATTATGACAGTGCTGTTAAAGCAGGCGTACCCATTATATTTGCGGCATATGGATTTGGTGATGTACAAGGCGACCCGGTAGCTACAGTTGCACAATTCAGCGAATTGAAAGAATTGCTATAA
- a CDS encoding metallophosphoesterase: MDLYVHQGLRTLLLGNSKTTRRVILWIYWVISLGIVVLFLLSLSSASKPPGMKPYHQWVLSLFLGFLVSKIVFILVLVLGDAYRLIAGLVNVIRKTPEQGSYIPSRRKFVSEAAVLLAAVPFSSFLYAMFKGKYDYRVHKQTLYFNDLPQAFDGFTITQLSDIHSGSFDSAAAVQRGIDLANAQKSDLFVFTGDLVNNVASEIEPYISQFGQLKAPYGQYSILGNHDYGDYVEWGSAQEKADNLRKLKEHHKALGYRLLLDENLELEKDGQKITLIGVQNWGRGFIQMGSLDKALQGVDPAAFKVLLSHDPTHWEEIVRYHPTQIHLTLSGHTHGAQFGIETDSLRWSPVKYRYLNWAGILEQNKRYLYVNRGFGFLAFSGRLGIWPEITVIELKRKA, translated from the coding sequence ATGGACTTATATGTTCATCAGGGCTTGCGCACCTTACTTTTAGGTAATAGTAAAACTACCCGGCGCGTTATTTTGTGGATCTATTGGGTAATTAGTTTAGGTATAGTAGTACTGTTTTTGCTTAGTTTGAGCAGTGCCAGCAAGCCGCCCGGCATGAAACCTTACCATCAATGGGTGCTTAGCCTTTTCCTGGGCTTTTTGGTAAGCAAAATTGTGTTTATCCTGGTGCTGGTATTGGGCGATGCCTATCGTTTGATAGCCGGCCTCGTTAACGTAATCCGTAAAACGCCTGAACAAGGTAGCTATATACCCTCGCGGCGCAAATTTGTAAGCGAGGCCGCCGTATTGCTGGCTGCTGTACCGTTCAGCTCTTTTTTGTATGCAATGTTTAAGGGCAAGTACGATTACCGGGTACATAAGCAAACGTTGTATTTTAATGATTTGCCCCAAGCGTTTGACGGGTTCACCATCACCCAGCTATCTGACATACACTCGGGCAGCTTTGATAGCGCTGCAGCTGTACAGCGGGGTATTGATCTGGCCAATGCCCAAAAGTCGGACCTGTTTGTATTTACCGGCGATTTGGTAAATAATGTAGCCAGTGAGATTGAACCTTACATAAGCCAGTTTGGCCAGTTAAAGGCTCCTTATGGGCAATACTCTATCTTAGGTAATCATGACTATGGCGATTATGTAGAGTGGGGCAGTGCACAGGAAAAAGCAGACAATTTGCGAAAATTAAAAGAGCACCACAAAGCTTTAGGTTACAGATTGCTGCTGGATGAAAACCTGGAGCTGGAGAAAGACGGGCAAAAAATTACGCTCATTGGTGTTCAAAACTGGGGGCGGGGATTTATACAGATGGGAAGTTTAGATAAAGCCTTACAAGGCGTAGATCCTGCTGCGTTTAAAGTATTGCTCTCACATGACCCTACGCACTGGGAAGAGATTGTCCGGTACCACCCAACCCAAATTCATCTAACTTTATCGGGCCATACACATGGTGCCCAGTTTGGTATCGAGACTGATAGCCTGCGCTGGAGCCCGGTAAAGTACCGCTACCTTAACTGGGCCGGCATATTGGAGCAGAATAAACGTTACCTATATGTAAACCGTGGTTTCGGCTTTCTGGCATTCTCCGGTCGCCTGGGCATTTGGCCGGAGATTACGGTAATTGAATTAAAGCGGAAAGCATAA
- a CDS encoding phosphatase PAP2 family protein: MSFALTRGATVSSKRILTVVLLSIAYLVCSYLLVGFKTDQLVLIGIFFTLYFSSGVTRKFVLGFSIFIVYWIIFDYMKAFPNYKYSDVHISGLYNLEKNIFGINETGNVITPNEYWRIHGITFLDILTGLFYLCWIPVPLGFAAYLFFTRRRQFLYFSLTFVLVNLLGFVVYYTYPAAPPWYIQYHGLQFVQTTPGNTAGLSKFDAYFNINLFKSIYAKGSNVFAAMPSLHSSYPLIVVYYGIKNRLGWANLFFITVTAGIWFSAVYTSHHYVLDVLAGIATAAVGIALFRLIVAKSKTISGWLDRYEAIIQ, from the coding sequence ATGAGCTTTGCCCTTACCAGAGGCGCAACAGTTTCATCTAAACGCATATTAACTGTTGTACTTTTATCTATTGCCTATTTAGTGTGCTCTTACCTGCTGGTAGGTTTTAAAACCGATCAGCTGGTTTTAATAGGGATATTTTTTACGTTATACTTTTCATCGGGCGTTACACGCAAATTTGTATTAGGCTTTTCCATTTTCATTGTATACTGGATAATTTTTGATTATATGAAGGCCTTTCCCAATTATAAGTACAGCGATGTACATATATCGGGCCTTTACAACCTCGAGAAAAACATATTTGGTATAAATGAGACCGGTAATGTTATTACCCCTAACGAGTATTGGCGTATACACGGTATAACTTTTTTAGATATACTTACCGGTTTGTTTTACCTGTGCTGGATACCGGTACCCCTTGGTTTTGCGGCTTATCTTTTCTTTACACGCCGCCGCCAGTTCTTATATTTCTCCCTAACATTTGTATTGGTTAACTTGCTTGGATTTGTAGTATACTACACCTACCCTGCCGCACCACCCTGGTACATTCAATACCACGGCCTGCAGTTCGTGCAAACTACTCCCGGCAATACGGCCGGCCTTTCTAAGTTTGATGCTTACTTTAACATCAACCTGTTTAAGTCTATTTACGCCAAGGGCTCAAACGTGTTTGCGGCTATGCCCTCCCTGCACTCCAGTTATCCGCTTATTGTAGTTTATTACGGCATTAAGAACCGGCTGGGTTGGGCTAACCTGTTTTTTATTACAGTAACAGCAGGTATTTGGTTTTCAGCTGTTTATACCAGCCACCATTATGTACTGGATGTATTAGCCGGCATAGCTACCGCAGCTGTTGGCATAGCGTTGTTCAGGCTCATTGTAGCTAAGTCAAAAACTATAAGCGGCTGGCTCGATAGGTATGAAGCCATCATACAATAG
- a CDS encoding sterol desaturase family protein: protein MKRNYVSNSSESVRMFKSDLLEALSKVHYTVPLYVYVPVISYLCYLAFTKSTVTTAGFFGLLLAGLAFWTFAEYVLHRFVFHFVPKAPWALRIHFIFHGVHHDYPSDAKRLVMPPSASIPMALGLFFLFNWMLPPTYIYSFFPGFLIGYLIYDISHYAIHHFNFKGGMWKRIKQHHMLHHYQDPSKGYGVSSPIWDKVFRSDFAKK from the coding sequence ATGAAAAGAAATTACGTTTCCAACTCAAGTGAGTCTGTAAGGATGTTTAAAAGCGACTTATTAGAAGCTTTATCCAAAGTTCATTATACCGTTCCACTGTATGTATATGTGCCGGTAATTAGCTATTTGTGTTATTTAGCTTTTACTAAAAGCACGGTTACTACAGCAGGTTTCTTTGGCTTACTTTTGGCCGGCCTGGCATTTTGGACCTTTGCCGAGTACGTGCTTCACCGCTTTGTGTTCCATTTTGTGCCTAAAGCACCCTGGGCTCTGCGTATACACTTTATATTTCATGGTGTACACCACGATTATCCCAGCGATGCCAAACGCTTGGTAATGCCACCATCTGCCAGTATCCCAATGGCCTTAGGCCTATTTTTTCTATTCAACTGGATGTTGCCGCCTACCTATATCTATTCCTTTTTCCCGGGCTTTTTGATAGGTTATTTAATTTACGATATTTCCCACTACGCGATACACCACTTTAACTTTAAGGGTGGCATGTGGAAACGCATTAAACAACACCATATGCTGCACCATTACCAGGACCCATCGAAAGGGTATGGTGTAAGCTCGCCCATTTGGGATAAAGTTTTCCGGTCAGACTTTGCTAAAAAATAA
- a CDS encoding DUF4833 domain-containing protein, whose protein sequence is MKFLFSISCILLLITGANKIASAKSAPADTVKNLYKLPGNPFPALPANVGRLFYVQRNPNPNTIVYELKLDSDGQPDADEPVHPYWIRYNEKGQKEDLGYIQRKFAYGVTSKSLGNGKWDVRFVSYKKFPLTLMKAADGKYHIFATISQKQLIVNRIFVKIEGGSFWVPNVRFVEFKGTDPATGKEVTERFKP, encoded by the coding sequence ATGAAGTTTCTATTTTCAATCAGCTGCATTTTATTGCTGATCACTGGTGCTAATAAGATAGCGTCAGCCAAGTCTGCCCCGGCCGATACGGTTAAAAACCTTTACAAATTACCCGGCAACCCATTCCCTGCCTTACCTGCAAACGTAGGCCGCTTGTTTTATGTACAGCGCAACCCGAACCCCAATACCATAGTTTACGAGCTGAAACTGGACAGCGATGGCCAGCCCGATGCAGATGAACCGGTGCATCCTTACTGGATACGTTATAATGAGAAGGGGCAAAAAGAAGACTTGGGCTACATACAACGCAAGTTTGCCTACGGTGTTACCTCAAAATCATTAGGTAATGGTAAATGGGATGTCAGATTTGTATCATACAAGAAGTTTCCGCTCACTTTAATGAAGGCTGCCGACGGAAAATATCATATCTTCGCAACAATTTCACAAAAGCAACTTATAGTTAACCGAATTTTTGTTAAAATTGAAGGAGGATCGTTTTGGGTTCCCAACGTGCGGTTTGTGGAGTTTAAAGGAACGGATCCTGCAACTGGTAAAGAAGTTACTGAACGTTTCAAACCCTGA
- a CDS encoding CDP-alcohol phosphatidyltransferase family protein — MAQETSLRTNLQLGIYRIIDPFVKVLIKIGLTPNIVTLIGFILNVGVAAIFIFGAEEGTRDDLSEVGWAGALILFAGLFDMLDGQVARLGNMKSVFGALFDSVLDRYSELIMFLGICYYLVANHYFLSSIFAFIALIGSMMVSYVRARAEGLGIECKGGLMQRPERVVTIGVCAMACGISSQYLGGEYKLFVPGIKYHVFETMSIFTIPITILAVLTNITAFNRLRDAKKALEAKNEA, encoded by the coding sequence ATGGCTCAGGAAACATCGTTGCGTACCAATTTGCAACTTGGCATCTATCGTATCATCGACCCTTTTGTAAAGGTGCTCATTAAGATAGGTCTTACGCCCAATATTGTTACGCTTATCGGTTTCATACTTAACGTGGGCGTAGCCGCTATCTTTATATTCGGTGCCGAGGAAGGCACCCGCGACGACCTATCTGAAGTGGGTTGGGCCGGTGCATTGATCCTGTTTGCCGGCTTGTTTGATATGCTCGATGGGCAAGTAGCCCGTCTGGGTAACATGAAATCGGTTTTCGGCGCTCTGTTCGATTCTGTGCTTGACCGCTATAGCGAGTTGATCATGTTTTTGGGTATATGTTATTACCTGGTTGCTAACCACTACTTTTTAAGTTCGATCTTTGCCTTTATAGCTTTGATTGGCTCTATGATGGTGAGCTACGTACGTGCACGTGCCGAAGGCTTAGGCATTGAATGCAAAGGCGGCCTCATGCAGCGCCCAGAACGTGTGGTAACCATAGGCGTATGTGCAATGGCTTGCGGCATTAGCTCACAGTATCTTGGCGGAGAATATAAATTATTCGTACCTGGCATTAAATATCATGTGTTCGAAACCATGTCTATCTTTACCATACCTATCACCATTTTGGCGGTACTAACCAATATAACAGCTTTCAACAGGCTCAGGGATGCTAAAAAAGCTCTGGAAGCCAAAAACGAGGCATAA
- a CDS encoding DUF5686 family protein, which translates to MLMICSNLIAFCQSTTIVTGTVTDAGSRRPLSYVTVGFAGTTIGTTTDEKGQFRLATTNPAYTQIKATFIGYVTTTFTVVPGKEQSLNIRLQPDNKQLSEVVIQSSKKKKYTNRDNPAVELIRKVIANKDKNRPESYNYLEYKGYERLNFSFINVSPAFSDKKLFKKYKFLLDNRDTTTVPGKNLLPIYLNERVYQYYYSKNPERKKTKVIGEKGVNFGSFIDSEGIGVYFKHLYQDVDIYANSTVLVTNEFLSPISDNAPGNYKFFITDTVVVDNTKLVQLSFTPRNTNDVLYEGSIFITLDGNYAVQKANLTINRRINLNWVKEMHINLDFAKNAQGKYVLSKSNTMADFGLSKTKDRGLFGQRYVSYQNYAFNIARPDTTYEGRNEITSDEVKHRSDDFWAQNRQDTLSKAQAQVYTNIDSLGRMQSFKRIVDIAQLFVFGYKGVGPFDIGPANAFYSFNPVEGFRLRLGGRTNIDFSKRVLLETYAAYGFKDQKWKYFLSGIWSFNKNSVYRFPQNYIRASFQRDTRIPGQELMFLREDNFLLSFKRGNNDKYIYNDDYRIDYVKEFSNHFSFSLGLRKLTQTPAGSLYFITRNNNSPNQVQNLTTSQASLQLRYAPHEEFYQGKIYRKAFINRYPIITLDYKAGFKNVLGGEYNYQDVSLNIYKHFYLKKLGDADVWLEGGNTFGTVPYPLLNIHRANQTFAYDPISYNLMNFLEFVSDHYASINIDQHFHGLLFNRIPLFRKLKWREVASFKSLWGGVRNENDPSLHPSLYEFPKEANGAPITYSLGSKPYVEGSVGIENIFKVLRIDAVKRFNYLDHPNIADWGIRARVQFIF; encoded by the coding sequence ATGTTGATGATTTGCAGTAACCTTATTGCATTTTGTCAGAGTACTACTATAGTTACCGGTACAGTTACCGATGCCGGCAGCAGGCGGCCATTATCATATGTAACAGTTGGTTTTGCTGGTACTACTATTGGCACCACCACCGACGAAAAAGGACAATTCAGGTTAGCTACTACAAACCCGGCCTACACACAAATAAAGGCTACTTTTATTGGTTATGTAACAACCACTTTTACTGTTGTGCCTGGTAAAGAACAATCGCTTAATATACGCCTGCAGCCTGATAACAAGCAGCTAAGCGAGGTGGTTATACAATCATCTAAAAAGAAAAAATACACTAACCGTGATAATCCGGCTGTTGAATTGATTAGAAAAGTTATAGCCAATAAAGACAAGAACCGTCCTGAGAGCTATAACTATCTGGAATACAAGGGTTACGAGCGGTTAAACTTTTCGTTTATTAACGTATCTCCGGCTTTTAGCGACAAAAAGCTTTTTAAAAAGTATAAGTTTTTACTCGACAACCGCGATACTACCACTGTACCCGGCAAAAACCTGTTACCCATTTATTTGAACGAGCGCGTTTACCAATACTACTACAGCAAAAACCCCGAGCGTAAAAAAACTAAGGTTATTGGCGAAAAAGGCGTAAACTTTGGCAGCTTCATAGACAGCGAGGGTATTGGCGTTTATTTTAAGCACCTTTACCAGGACGTAGATATTTATGCTAACAGCACAGTGCTGGTGACCAACGAGTTTTTAAGCCCTATATCAGACAACGCCCCGGGTAACTACAAATTTTTTATTACCGATACCGTGGTAGTTGATAATACCAAGTTGGTACAACTAAGCTTTACGCCGCGTAACACTAACGATGTATTGTATGAGGGCAGTATTTTTATAACACTTGATGGCAATTATGCAGTGCAAAAAGCCAACCTCACCATTAACCGCCGCATTAACTTAAACTGGGTTAAGGAGATGCACATTAATCTTGATTTTGCCAAGAATGCACAAGGTAAGTATGTGCTAAGCAAAAGCAATACTATGGCCGATTTTGGTCTGTCGAAAACAAAAGACCGCGGTTTGTTTGGCCAGCGTTATGTGAGTTACCAAAACTATGCTTTTAACATTGCTCGTCCGGATACAACTTATGAAGGCCGCAATGAAATTACTTCGGATGAAGTGAAGCACCGCAGCGACGATTTTTGGGCTCAAAACCGTCAGGATACATTATCTAAAGCCCAAGCACAGGTATACACTAACATTGACAGCCTGGGCCGCATGCAATCATTTAAGCGCATTGTGGATATAGCACAGCTGTTTGTATTTGGTTATAAAGGCGTAGGACCGTTTGATATTGGCCCGGCCAACGCGTTCTACAGTTTTAATCCGGTTGAGGGTTTCAGGCTACGCCTTGGCGGTCGTACTAATATCGATTTTAGTAAGCGTGTATTGCTGGAAACTTATGCTGCCTATGGCTTTAAAGATCAAAAATGGAAATACTTTCTGAGCGGGATATGGTCGTTCAATAAAAATTCTGTTTATCGCTTTCCGCAAAATTATATACGTGCCAGCTTTCAGCGCGATACCCGCATACCCGGCCAAGAGCTGATGTTTTTACGTGAGGACAATTTTCTGTTGTCATTTAAACGCGGAAATAACGACAAATACATTTACAACGACGATTATCGCATTGATTACGTCAAAGAGTTTTCGAACCATTTTTCGTTTAGTTTAGGCTTACGCAAACTCACGCAAACGCCGGCTGGTTCGCTTTACTTTATAACCCGCAACAATAATAGTCCCAATCAGGTACAAAACTTAACTACATCGCAGGCAAGCTTACAGTTGCGTTACGCTCCTCACGAGGAATTTTACCAGGGTAAGATTTATCGCAAAGCCTTTATTAACCGATACCCTATTATCACGCTCGATTATAAAGCTGGATTTAAAAACGTACTGGGCGGAGAGTATAATTATCAAGATGTATCGCTCAATATCTACAAACACTTTTATTTAAAAAAGCTTGGCGATGCCGACGTTTGGCTTGAGGGTGGTAATACTTTTGGTACCGTACCCTACCCTTTGCTCAATATACACCGTGCCAACCAAACCTTTGCTTACGATCCCATCTCTTACAACCTGATGAACTTTTTAGAGTTTGTGAGCGATCACTATGCAAGCATTAATATCGATCAGCATTTTCATGGGTTGTTGTTCAATCGTATTCCGCTATTCAGGAAATTGAAGTGGCGTGAAGTGGCTTCATTCAAATCGTTATGGGGCGGTGTACGCAATGAGAACGACCCTTCTCTGCACCCGTCATTGTATGAGTTTCCGAAGGAAGCCAACGGTGCGCCCATCACCTACTCGTTAGGTAGCAAACCGTATGTTGAGGGAAGTGTGGGCATCGAAAATATCTTTAAGGTACTTAGGATCGATGCAGTTAAGCGTTTCAATTACCTTGATCACCCGAACATTGCCGACTGGGGCATTCGGGCGCGTGTACAATTCATTTTTTAA